One part of the Lotus japonicus ecotype B-129 chromosome 2, LjGifu_v1.2 genome encodes these proteins:
- the LOC130736939 gene encoding uncharacterized protein LOC130736939 encodes MAIIVPNLVIFLFAGSSLVLVRQPLPAPLWKKFWRTSAQPRCKEVAWRVVSSLLPVRAALRRRGMDVALCARSMEDFLADFFRAADDDALSLWQAGVYALWEMRNRVVFRNCEILVPVAAVIQRCSMLAAAPVSEVTVVPRPAPLLQATWARPPYGIYKLNFDAVVATTGEVGFGLIVRNMLGEVLASAAQYLLHAASAILGEALAFRWSMQLTIQMGFRWVLFETDCLQLLQLWKKPPDGRSYLSSIVGDCFMLSRYFNYVDSSFVRCGGNSVADFLAGTASKYTDMVWLEEVPREVITLVHKDVMASMPAFD; translated from the exons ATGGCAATTATTGTTCCAAATCTGGTTATATTTTTGTTCGCAGGAAGCTCCTTGGTGCTTGTTCGTCAACCTCTTCCAGCTCCTTTGTGGAAGAAGTTTTGGCGTACTAGTGCCCAGCCCCGTTGCAAGGAGGTGGCGTGGCGTGTGGTTTCATCTTTACTACCAGTCCGTGCAGCGCTTCGTCGGAGAGGCATGGATGTTGCCCTTTGTGCCCG CTCCATGGAGGACTTCTTGGCGGACTTTTTCCGAGCAGCTGATGATGATGCACTCTCACTATGGCAGGCTGGAGTGTACGCTCTTTGGGAGATGCGCAACCGTGTGGTTTTCCGAAATTGTGAGATTCTTGTGCCCGTAGCAGCCGTGATCCAGCGATGTTCCATGCTAGCTGCTGCGCCGGTGTCAGAGGTGACGGTGGTGCCTAGACCAGCCCCGTTGTTGCAGGCAACTTGGGCCCGACCACCTTATGGTATCTACAAGCTGAATTTTGATGCAGTTGTGGCTACCACGGGAGAGGTGGGTTTTGGTTTGATTGTGAGGAATATGTTGGGTGAGGTCCTTGCTTCTGCAGCACAATATCTTCTCCATGCAGCTTCAGCGATTCTTGGGGAGGCTTTAGCCTTTCGCTGGTCTATGCAGCTTACCATTCAGATGGGGTTTCGTTGGGTTCTTTTTGAGACAGATTGTTTGCAGCTGTTACAGCTTTGGAAGAAACCTCCAGATGGTCGATCGTATTTATCTAGTATTGTTGGTGATTGCTTTATGTTATCTCGTTATTTTAATTATGTTGACTCGTCTTTTGTTCGCTGTGGGGGCAATTCTGTTGCTGATTTCTTAGCTGGTACCGCTTCCAAGTATACTGATATGGTTTGGTTGGAAGAGGTACCTAGGGAGGTCATAACTTTGGTTCATAAGGATGTAATGGCTTCTATGCCTGCTTTTGATTAA